A single region of the Ketogulonicigenium vulgare WSH-001 genome encodes:
- a CDS encoding AroM family protein produces the protein MSNRPTAVYFLTAGQSPRPDLIADVTRALPLPIEAHEIGALDGLSPAAIAALAPTEDEAQIMTFDAGGQWITLSKPRLAARMAAALAQVPVDQRPLVVILSTGLLGDFDTPFPTVNAQRALESTISALAEMGEQIGIIQPLPHQAAYEAIPALSSYKVEKIAARMGDRTALEQAGRALSHCAFIVLNAVSYSAADADIVRAASGRRVLLARKIVASALQLLLSTRRAPGSDLAPDLLSGLTPRQRQVLLLMPEGLSSKLIARRLGISPKTVEIHRSQIMRRLNVRSAHELIFLIAAQRSAEGGI, from the coding sequence ATGTCCAACCGCCCGACAGCAGTCTATTTCCTGACCGCAGGCCAAAGCCCGCGCCCCGATCTGATCGCGGATGTGACGCGCGCCTTGCCCCTGCCGATCGAGGCGCATGAAATCGGCGCGCTGGATGGGCTATCGCCCGCCGCCATCGCCGCGCTTGCCCCCACGGAGGACGAGGCGCAGATCATGACCTTTGACGCGGGCGGGCAGTGGATCACCCTGTCCAAGCCGCGCCTTGCCGCGCGGATGGCCGCGGCGCTGGCGCAGGTGCCGGTCGATCAGCGGCCGCTGGTGGTGATCCTCTCGACCGGCCTTTTGGGCGATTTCGACACGCCCTTTCCCACCGTGAACGCGCAGCGCGCATTGGAAAGCACCATCAGCGCCCTGGCCGAGATGGGCGAGCAGATCGGCATCATCCAGCCGCTGCCGCATCAAGCCGCGTATGAGGCGATCCCCGCGCTATCATCCTATAAAGTCGAGAAAATCGCCGCCCGCATGGGTGATCGCACCGCGCTGGAACAGGCAGGCCGCGCGCTGTCGCATTGCGCCTTTATTGTGCTCAATGCCGTCAGCTATAGCGCGGCGGATGCCGATATCGTGCGCGCCGCATCTGGTCGGCGCGTGCTGCTGGCGCGCAAGATCGTCGCCTCGGCGCTGCAATTGCTGCTGTCGACGCGCCGGGCGCCGGGCAGCGATCTTGCGCCGGACCTGCTGTCGGGCCTGACCCCGCGCCAGCGCCAGGTTCTGCTGCTGATGCCTGAGGGTCTCTCTAGCAAACTGATCGCGCGGCGATTGGGTATCAGCCCCAAAACCGTAGAAATCCACCGCAGCCAGATCATGCGCCGCCTCAACGTGCGATCCGCGCACGAGCTGATCTTTCTGATCGCCGCGCAACGGAGCGCCGAGGGCGGCATCTAG